A window of Phragmites australis chromosome 2, lpPhrAust1.1, whole genome shotgun sequence genomic DNA:
GCATCTGAACTTCAGCAGACAGATGGCGCTGAACTTCAGCAAGTCATTCCTACGACGACGGCTAGTGCACGAATAGGACAACATTGACAACGGGACTGCAATGCATGtaaaaaagcaaaagaaaaaaaaagagattagaTACCTGGGAGATGTGCCTCAGGAAAAGGAGATACCACCACACCCAGGATGGGACTACAGTTTGCACTAAATAGGCAGCCAAACATTTTTTTCCCCAGATATTCAGCAGGTCATAACAGAAGCATCACTCTCAGATGATCAAAACTGTGTAACAGAAAAGTATACTAGAAAAACTACCAACCATAGTGCTTGTAAAAAAATGACTCCCTCAATTTTACAGCCGTACGAACCTACGCTTGAACCATCTTAACATTGCTGCAAGAAGCACCGCAGACCAACCATCACCCCTTGCATGCCTGTCTCTGGATTTTGGAGTTCATGGTGCCCTTCCCCATGTCCTTGTAGGCATTCCTGGAGGACACAGGCCTTCTCCGCCCATGGGCCGCTGCTATTGCCTTTTTCCTTTGCTTGTTCAGTTGTCTTGTGAGCGCAGCGTCTTCCTCATCATCAGCATCTTCCGATgggtcattatcatcatcaccCTGGGAAAGCATCTTGCCCCCTGATTCAAGCGGTTCCATAGCATTGCCATTGCTACCGGAGGGAGGGCTTTTCAATCTGTTCTCGCCACTAAAACTTGTTCCATGCTGTGCAGTGAAGCAATGTAAGATAAGTCCATCAAAACGTTTGTCTAGTCACTTCGATGAATGGGTTACTAACCTCTTCAGAAAAAGTTCCAGGTCCACCAGAATCCTTTGAGGCAAGATTATGATCAGGCTCATCAGAATGGTCGTGAGAAACATCGCCAAAATATATTGCAAAAGCTGTGGCTTCTAACTAGATTTACAGCTTGCATAGTAAGAAACATATTCAAATTGTCTTTGTTAAGCAGATTCATACCTGGTCATCTATATTCAAATTGTTTTTGTTAAGCTAGAGACCAGGTATGAATCTAGATGACCAGGTATGAATCTAATTAACAAAGACACTGACAGCTAGTTCCTTGTCCAAGGAACCAGCAGACTTTTCTATAGACAGGAAGGATGGCCTGCCATTATCTTCACCATCAGTTTCGGATCCAccttgttcttcacttttctCTGATGAAAGATTAAACCTACcaagaagaaaagaaatttcAATAATAAAGAAGTTGATACCGAATCAGGATgatttagggtctgtttgtttcaggcAGAAGCCAAGAAcccagaagctcaaacaaacgaGTTTGCTGAAAAAtagcttctggagaagccagaagcttgCTTCTGAGGAAATGAGCTAGAAACTAGCTGATGGTAACTTTTCTGAGAAGGAGTGTGCTAAGAAGCTAAAAAACTATTATAAAATCCAACAGCTAAAATACAAAAGCagcattttagaaaaatcaaaagcatagtttttcagaaaaaccagaagcagaaactcaaacaaacagacccttggAAGGTTTCTGCATATATTACAAACCTCTTGTTAAAGAACTTGTAGATACACTCAATATCTCGATCAAAATACCTGCAATGCAAAACTCATTTAAAACAAAAATAGATGACACCATCAATCTACTACAAGTAAGCTACATACATCTGGGCATTACGATGTGATACAGATACCATCTGCAGGAAGTCAATaaccctaactttttcatcatcatcaatctGCATAACATTGGCATTGGTGAAAGTAAATTATATACAAACATAAAATAAAGCTATATACCATATGGATGTACAATTGTATACTATGTCAAATAACCAAATTCTGAAAATTAGCAGCAGCAATTATTCGAAGGATGGATCCAGTTTGGTGATCCACAAAAAATTGATTAAGTTTCCATAGTATCTTATTTATCTGTTAATGCAATTTTGGTATTATGCATGGTCAAGGATTTAAGACCTGCATATCAACACAAACTTATAAAGGCAAAAGAATAAATACCATGATATTGAACTTATTAAAATCACAATGTATCAGCCCATGCTCTGCCAAGCGAATAGTAAGACAAAGGATTGTATCGAAAACATCATCTGGGTTTTGTAGCTCTTTCATTTGAACATTACATAACAGAAAGCACCTTATATCAGACTCTGCTCAAGGAGCATACCCTTCGATTAATACAAGAATACACAGATGATAACATATATGCTTACAGTGGATATCACTGCACAAGTGACATGATCACACAATGCCGATTGCAATCCACAGCAGTTGGAACAGGGAACCCGTGGTCCCCTAAAGCCTGGAAATATAAGTATTAACTCAGTCAAGGATAACTAAACAAAAAGGTAAATTAAAATATCCTGATCAAATGGAAATATAATCAAGAAAACAGACCTTCATAAAGGCAAATTCTTTTAAGGCTGCAAGTCGTGAGAGGTACAACCAATTATAGCTCCTTCGATGCACTAAATAGTCACGCTTAGATTTGACGGCCCTAAAAGATATCCTGCCCAACCTATGAAGCTTCATGGCAAGCACCGTACCATCCTCAGTGGCAACATCAAATATATCTGGATGTAATACAGTAGAAATAACTTTGTATGCCCTTGCTACATCGCTAAACCAGAAAGTAAACACTATGAACGCAACATACCTGACTCCTTCCAACACTGATTTGACGGCCAATTGAAGAAAATACTCCTCGATTAACCAAGGTCTTAATGGCAAGGAAGTCATACCCAAGGTAGGTGAGTCGATATCCATCATCTGTATGGAACGGAACCGATAAAGTAACAACGACTTGATGCTAAGTGCTAGCAACCCAAAATTCCATAATCATGATTAACTATCAACGACTCACATTTAGTGGCATCATGATGCACCAACTTGTCCTTCAAAAGATTCCTCAGCACTTTGTATGTGCCTCCATGCCTAAATTCACGAGGCATAAGAACATATTCCACTGAGGTAAAATATGAATCTTGTCCACCCAACAACTGATAGTTTCATTTGTTAACCGGTCAGATCGACAACAAAGTTTACTAAGTGCAAACATTAGCAGCTTTGAAGCTTCCATGTTCAGGCTAATTTCTTCCAGCACAAACAAGGGCGAGCTAGTTTTCCCTTCCTGTTCTCACTTTTTGGGTTGGCCATGCCCAACCGTTTCCCTTCGGGGATCAAAattccgtcgtgaagggattttcgttcccttcagcgctccaacggtttcccttcgcGGTTTCTTTCACGACCGGATTTTTAGAGTCATTCCtttcagaacgggattctctcttctttcctttcgCGATTCTCCTCAAAgaaaaactgttggagatgagagaaaataaagggaatcagaaagggaacgaaatgaagggaatatggttggggatggTCTTACTGGGTTAGATACTGCTTGCTAGTGGGATGGGCCTGCTTGGCTTGCCCACCGGGCTACCTCTCGTGCCCTGGGCTAGCTAGGCCACTGCGTACAGAATTCCAGAACTTttgtatttttaaataaaaaattgtaaatatatatgcccattttgaaaaaaatgcaaatctaGACACACTAACCTATCAACCTTCCAACAAgcaatatatttaaaaataaaaaaaattatgttctgATGCTCTCAAAATCAGCGGCGGAGCTAGAATTTGATCACTAAGTGTGCctggtgaatttttttaatccaatatataagtataaaatttgttaaaagtgtaatataaatatattaaaagttcTCAACAtcgcaaatttttttttatgaaatttgcaaaaactatAATATAGATAGtcaaaatatgaaataaagtctTATGTAGATATAAGATTACAATACTTACTAGTTATCTGCCTGTGCGTTGTAAcggatgcaatttttttttcacgagaTAATATATTTGATCATGTGAAACACATTCAAAATAACATAATGCATGATAGTATTATCCCTATAAATACTTTAGATTCCAAAATAACATAAGACAAAAGGAAGGTGGTATGGCTATTAATACTTTACAGTATAATGTCAGTGCGTTGCAACATATTCTAAATCTAGGACCCCTACATTGCAATGGTTTCTAAATCTCGCACACAATATTGTTTTACTTTTCAcatgaagaaaacaaaacattgATGCTAAAAGTAACACTTAATTCATAGAGAAATAGTGCTCTATGATACCTAAGATCCAACATTAAGATAATATCATGATTCTTGATTCCTTGTCTAACatgaatataaaaataataatatcgCTAACAGGTGAGTAACAAATTACATATAAGAGCACGTAAATGTAATTGGTTCATGGATCTGAGTTTTGTACAAAATAATGAAAGATAACTGAAGCAGTAAGCAGTAGTTTAAATAGTATAAAGTACGACATTACACCAGGGAACGATCGTAGATAGTATGCAATATACGAGCACATGAATCTTCAAAGAAGCAAACCTGAGTAGCATTTGATATCAACAGCAGTAGAAGATCACTGCTTGATACAATCTCCCATATATCACCGAACGTCCCACTCCCTTAAGTGAATCCAGCCGCACAAGCTTCTTGAAAAGATTTAGAACCTTTTCGGAGACCAATCTGAAATCAAAACACAGAATCATAGAGGTGCGTAATGCTTACTGCTTAGACACTTGTTGATATACCTATATTCTCAAGGGAAAAAAGCCATAAACaattattattttgttttagctaCCTTATAGAAAATGCTAACTTATGTAAAGTCAAATTAAGAAGAAAGTAAAGTGCTCGTGCTTTGCTACGACATCCATATTTCTATTACAAACACTATTGTTGCGATAgcataaaaagaaagaaagaagaagaatgtGATATAAAAATACTATATTGTTCAAAGACAACATATTGATAGCGCTCAACATGGTtacaaacaaaaatattaaattGTTTTGTGTCAAACATGACACGAATACAAACATCAAAGTGACATAGCATTATAATTCCTGAGTTATCTACTTCCCCGTAAAATCTCTACAAGGCAAaacaaataattaaaataaagcAAGAATCAGAAAAAACAAGACATAACTATGACTAATTATCGTAGAGTTGGCAAGCATAGTGTGAACATCAGTTAAGTCCAAATAGGCCCTAAGTTTATTATAGCTACTATCTATATCTTTCACGTACAATCACTAGGTCCACCCAAGTATACGTGCATGCCACCatcatttttttccaaaatcacccatattgtagcatctagacccctaggtaagtggtaagtggtaagtatttcggtgattaatgacaaccgtatcattatgactaacaatttgttttaaagggaataaaatatttagttcacaatgataattgggtattCTTGTCTAAGGcgattatatggacgatcaaaggacttatgcatcaagattaaggatcttctagttctaagtgtcacaaaggagataaataacacttagagtagtatatgttattttttttagtcttttgaacATACTATAAaaaggggctaagagtagtagcttgacttagtgagtttagacttggtttgatgcatacatgtgaaattctagcactaggtagctcatagaaacCCATGGTTAACATGTCGAGAAGCTAGAGCTCTAGAAATGTTGAATTGGAAAATTTACTTTACCGGACGATCCGGTCTATGTGAAGtgatctcaccggagcatatgATTATCTCAAAACAGAAAACACTCTATATGCATCGGATGCTCCGATGAACAAAGTGATTTAATCGCCGGATGATTTTCTGGGTGACACATGtgcaaaattgttagaagtgttacaccggataatccggtgaaagTGTGGTGAGAGCACCGGTCTATTTTCAACAGAAGGGGGATTGACAGGAAAAAttgaagttcaactcaccggattatccgatgatgcAATGATGACTGCACCAGACCATTTATTCTAGAGGTAATTCAAAGGCAAGAATTCTAAAGCTCggttcaccggatggttcggtgaagGTGGTGTTTACACTGGACCAGTTCTTGCAAAGAATAGTTTCTTGTGGTAGAACGAActtcactcaccggatggtctggtgaaggCAAGAATGGATCATCGGAGTAATATTTCCGGAGAGGGTTGTTTCGGTTGGATTGAAGGAGTtctactcatcggatagtccggtgatagacacATATGCACATCGGAGCTTTTCTACCAGAGAAGATTTTGAGGGCAAAAGAAGtttaacccaccggatagtccgaaaatagcaatgaaatcatcacctgagcatattttccagagaggattGCAACGGGCAAATTTAGCTAGTTTGTATGAACAGGTTGGTCCGGTGTTAGATCGGTGTTCAGTAGATGATGTCATTGGACTATTTCtcagcagtaacggctaatgacagctgaCACAGTGGAAATGGAAGTTTGTACTCATaagattgtccggtgtgagtaaggagatactcaccagatcatccggtgttaatagaaaaagtgggtggttaggaaacggctataatttggatcgctagcctataaatacccctccagttggtttcatttctctctcttgcgtctcagaggagttcatacattgtgtgtgtcatcaagaagcaagagagagcacttgagttgatttttatatccctaattgaagattaaggatatcattagtgcttggagagtagtaagtgtgcatctagctgtagtctaggcttgatcttggtcaagtgaaacTATTGACTTGTTAATCTTGGTAGTTGGCAGCACCTGgctggtctttggtgattggtggtGTCTCGGtaagctcttggagttcttatggGAGCATCGAGAAGAATTATATACTTGATTTGATACCCTCCAATTTAAAGATGAAGAAGTGgtaatcatgagggagcacttgagtcttggtgactcaaggaggagcaatatccttggtggatgctccaataaGGATTAGGGGAAGTgctaactcctcgatacctccaGAAAAAATCCGATGTTCTCTTGTCTATTTTTTTACTATTCcataatttaatttgagcatttacattcttgcaagtttTCAATTCTACAT
This region includes:
- the LOC133908270 gene encoding uncharacterized protein LOC133908270, which translates into the protein MPREFRHGGTYKVLRNLLKDKLVHHDATKYDGYRLTYLGYDFLAIKTLVNRGVFSSIGRQISVGRIISTVLHPDIFDVATEDGTVLAMKLHRLGRISFRAVKSKRDYLVHRRSYNWLYLSRLAALKEFAFMKALGDHGFPVPTAVDCNRHCVIMCFLLCNVQMKELQNPDDVFDTILCLTIRLAEHGLIHCDFNKFNIMIDDDEKVRVIDFLQMVSVSHRNAQMYFDRDIECIYKFFNKRFNLSSEKSEEQGGSETDGEDNGRPSFLSIEKSAGSLDKELAVSLEATAFAIYFGDVSHDHSDEPDHNLASKDSGGPGTFSEEHGTSFSGENRLKSPPSGSNGNAMEPLESGGKMLSQGDDDNDPSEDADDEEDAALTRQLNKQRKKAIAAAHGRRRPVSSRNAYKDMGKGTMNSKIQRQACKG